CGACGTGGACGGATAAAAGCCTCTGCGCGTCAAACGGGTTGGTCGTCGTCGCGGTCGTAGAGGAATCGTTCGGGGTGGTGGTAGGGGTTGGTGCGGGGCTGTCCGCGATCGAGGTGCGCCGGCGGTATCCATTCGGTGTCGCCGTAGGCGTTCTTGCGGGTGCGCCAGCCATTTTCGGCGAGTCGGTTGTCGATACCGCAGCCCAGGGTGAGGTCATCGATGTCGGTGCGCCCGGTGGTGGCCCAGCCGCGGACGTGGTGGACTTGGCTGTGGTAGGCGGGGGCATCACATCCCGGCTTGGTGCACCCGCGATCGCTTGCGTACCACATGATTCGCTGTGCGGGAGAAGCTAGGCGTTTGGTGTGATACAGCGCCAAGGGCTTGCCGTGGTCGAAGATCGCCAGATAAATGATGGGCGTGGCTGGCCAGGCGGATCAGATCCGACATGGGCAGCAGCGAACCGCCGCCGATGTGGGCCTTGCCGGCGGCGGCCTGTAAGTCCTTCAGCGTGGTGGTGACCACGATCGACACCGGCAGGCCGTTGTGGCGGCCCAGGTCCCCGCTGCACAGCAGGCCGCGCAGTCCGGCCAGCAGGGCGTCGTGATTGCGTTGGGCTTGGCTGCGGGTGTCGCGGCGCACCGCGTCCGCATCGGGCGTGGTGTCGATGACCGGTGTTGGGTCGTCGGGGTTGCAGGCGCCGGGGGCCGCCAGTTTGGCCAACACCGGTTCGAAGCTGGCCCGCGCCTCCGGGGTCAGGTAGCCGCTGATGCGCGACATGCCGTCGTATTCCTGCTTGCCGATCGTGATGCCGCGCTTGCGGGCCCGCTCCTGCTCGCGTAACTCGCCGTCGGGGTTGAGCCAGTCCATGATCCGCTGGGCGTATTTGGCCAACTCGTCGGGGCGATAGCTGCTGGCCTTGCCGGCCAGATCGGCTTCGGCGGCCTGCCGGGTGGCCAGGTCCACCTCGGCGGGCAGGTGGGCGAAGAAACCGCGGATCACTCGCACATGGGTGTCCCCGATCAGGCCGTCTCGTCGGGCGGCCGCGGTCGCGGACAACTGCGGCGCCACCGGCTCACCGGTCAGCGCCCGCCGCGGCCCCAGATCAGCCGCTTCATCGATGCGCCGCCCGGCCTCGGCCTTGGTGATACGCAACCGACCGGCCAGCGCCGAACGCAGCTTGCCGCCCAGCTCTTCCTCGCCGGCCTGCGCGCCGAGCTGATTGATCAGCGCGTGTTGGGGTGTCCGCAGGCGCCGTGCCACGCACTCCCGGCGCTCCAGAGCGCGCAACCGTTCGGAGGTGGTCAGCACGTCAAAAGACAACTCGCACAACGCTCCAGATCCGCATCCAGCGCTTTGAAGACCCCGACGATGTCTTCACGACTGCCCGCACCCATGCCTGACATGTTACGAACACCCACCGACAACAATCGCCGTCCTGTGACCACTGAAACCACAGTGACACAGGGGATTGCAGAGATCCGAGGCCCCAGCTCTGTCCGATCCGCCTAAGTGGCACCAGGACCGACACAACGCAACCGCATGTGGTTTCGGCGACCATGGTCCGCCCGCGACGGCCGACGCAGACTGGTCGGCTACAAATTCATCCCGGAGAACATGACCCGGCTGGGATCGTACTTCTGCCGTACCGCACTCAGCCGGGCCAAATTCGGGCCGAAATACCGCGACGGTGGCTGGCCTGCCTCAAGATAGTTCACATAGCCGCCGACCGAATACCGTTGCACCGCTTGGTGTGCGGTGTTGAGCCAGCTGGTCGCCGCCGCCGGGGAACCGGCGTTTTCGACGTACCACTGCACCAGCGCGCCGTGCCGCCGCCACGGAAAGGGGGTGGCCCCCGGCGCCACGCTGGCGAGAGTGCCGTCGAGGGCATGCATGATCGCCAACATGCGGCCCGCGTCGCGGGGAAAGGCGTCGACCGCCGCGGCTATCCCCGCAGCGACGGCCGGGTTGACGGTGGGAAAGACATCGGATCCGCCGACATACCCAAGCGGTGACGGGTTCAGGTTGTTGACGGCCAGATACCGCACCAGGTCCAGGTAATTGAAGGTGTGGTTCTCGGTACCGGTCGGTTGTGCGCCGACGGCTGACGTGATGGCGTTCGCCACGGCGCCACCGGACCCGGCCGGACAGGTCGCGAGGATACGGCAATGCGTACCAAGCGCATCGGTGGTGCTGTCGGCCAGCGCCCAGCTGTTTCGGTCGGCGGTACGCAGCCAGTTCTGCCAACCGACCAGGACCTGCGCGAACGACTGCGGTGGGAAATTGAGGTTCACCACGTCGACGTCTTTGGTGGCGAAGGTGGCAAAGGTCAGCGAAGTCGTCACCCCGAAGTTGCCGCCACCGCCGCCGCGCAGCGCCCAGAACAGGTCGGGATTGCTGGTTGCTGACGCGGTGACCGCCTGGCCATTGGGCAACACCACCGACGCCGAAGTCAATTGGTCACACAGCAGACCCGCGTGGCGGGAATTGGCGCCCAGGCCGCCGCCCAGCGCGTGTCCCGCGGCACCGACTGTCGGGCAGGTACCCGTCGGGATGCCGCGGCCGACCTCGGCCAGCGCCTCGTGCACGGCGTACAAACCCGTCGCGGGCGGCACCGTGACCTGCCCGGTAGCGGCGTCGTAGTTGACTCCCCCGGGCAGCTGGCGTAGGTCGAGCACCATCACACCGTCGGCCGTGGACACCCCGGTATAGGAGTGTCCGCCACCGCGCGCAGCAACCTTGAGATTGTGTGCGGCGGCGAAGGTCATCGCCTTCTGCACGTCGGCCGCCGATGTCGGAGTGACGATCACCGCCGGTGTCGAGCCGTTGTAGTTCGTATTGAAAACCTGTTTGGCCGCTGCGAATTGGGGGTCGTCCGGGCGTACCACCCGTCCACCGACTGCCGCCGCCAGACCGTCCAAACCGGAGGCAGCGGGCTCGGCGCTGGCCCGGGCCGGGCCTAGAATCGCGCCGCCGGCCCATGCCCCGGCGGCACCCCGCAGAAACATCTGACGCGAGAATTCACGAGCCAACGTCGGGCTCCGGCGATTGCGTCATGTCCGGCATTGTCGAGTACCGGGAACCGCTGTAGCGCATGACGTGTCGGGCCATGACCGGAACGTGCCCGAACCGTTACCCCGCACGGCTGAGTTTCTTACTTTCATCGTTGGCGTGGCGGGTCCGGGAACCAATCGATCCGGCTGCGCGCCTCGCCGGTTGCGCACCTGCAGTGCTAGCAAATCGCGCTATCTTCCAGCCATGGCAACGACGATCACACTGCGGCTGTCTGACGACCAATACGACCTGGTCAAACGGTATGCCGGCCAGTGGATGTCGAAAAAACCCGGCGCTGTCTCCTTCGCGGAAGCGGGGGCTGAGCAAAACCTTGAGGCGCTACCGCGGCCATGAGCCCATGCCGTGGGGATGTCTGGCTCCTCGATGACGGGCGCAGCGTCCTGGTCCTGTCGTCGACGTTCTACAACGAAATCGCCTCTGAACCAACGATTATCGTGGTACCCGTATTCACCGGGGAACCCGCCGCCGGCTTCGGGGTGCCCATCGGAGACGACATCTGGGCTGCGCCGGGATTCATCACGAATTTACGGAAGGCGCGGCTCGCCCCATTCCACGACCACGTCGACGTACGAGCACTCACAAATGTGAACAACATGCTTTTCAAGATTCTGGCCACCCCGGCGGGTGGCCGGTGACGTCATGCCGCAGGCAATCGAGGCGTGCGGCCGGCTGGGCGCTTGGACTGCGCACTAATGTTGCGACACAGTTCGTCCCGAACCCGTGCGTCACGAGTTTCCTGCACCCGACATCGAGCAGATGCTCGAAGAGACCGAACGCAGGTTATCCGGAGCCGCCGGACGCAACACGGTCATCTTCGTCGACGCCACCATCCCGATGTACCTGGTGGGTTAGGCATCATGGCCCGGCAGCACATCACTGCCTCATGAGCTTCGACCGCGGCTTCGACGCCTACCCGGGGATCACGCGACTGTCCTGACAAGGCAACCTTATATTCATTGCATAGATAGCGGTAAAAGGCATTGACACCGCCGGAAAACCGACGATAGTCATCAAGTATGGCGCTGCTGCCAGACCCCGATCCCCGGCAGCGACAGCACGTCGTGATCTCGGTCGACGACCATGTCATCGAGCCGCCCGGCATGTTCGTCGGGCGGCTGCCCACCTTGCTGGCCGACCGCGCCCCGACGGTCGTCGAGACCGACGACGGGCGCCAGGTGTGGCGCTACGAGGGCCGGGAATACCCGAACATCGGGCTCAACGCGGTGATCGGCCGGCCGCGCGAGGAATGGAGCATGGAAGCCGCCCGGTTCGACGAAATGCGCCGCGGCTGTTGGGATATCGACGCCCGCATCGCCGACATGGACCTGGCCGGCATCTGGGCGTCGCTGAACTTCCCGTCGCTGATCGCCGGGTTCGCGGGCACCGTGTTCTGGAAGAGCGACGATCTGGAGCTAGGGCTGGCCGTGCTGCGCGCCTGGAACGACTGGCACCTCGAGGTGTGGGCCGGGCCCTACCCGCAGCGGATCATCCCGCTGCAGCTGCCGTGGCTCGCCGACCCACAGCTGGCACCGGAGGAGATCCGCCGCAACGCCGACCGCGGGTTCAAGGCGGTCAGCTTCCCCGAGCTGCCCGCGCAATGCGGCCTGCCCAGCTTGCACACCGGGGTCTGGGATCCGTTCTTCGCCGCCTGCGAGGAGACCGACACGGTGGTGTGCCTGCACACCGGGTCGGCGCAGTGGGCGCCGATCCCCGCCTTCGACACCCCGTTCGAGACCATCACCACACTGTTCCCGGTCAACGGCCTGGTCGCCTGCGCGGACATGCTGTGGTCGGGCATCCCGGTGCGCTTCCCGCGGCTGAACATCACGCTGGCCGAGGGCGGCCTGGGCTGGGCGGCCATGCTCGGCGACCGCGCCGATTACGTTCTGGCGCACTCCGCTTCGGGCCACGAGGGCGGCTCGTGGAAAAGTGACCTGCTGCCCAGCGAGGTGCTGCGCCGTACCTTCTGGTTCTGCTCGATCGACGATCCGCACGCGTTCGGTGCGCTGGACGCGATCGGGGCCGACCGCATCCTCGTCGAAAGCGACTATCCGCACGCCGATTCGACCTGGCCCGACACCCAACAGGTCGTGGCGCGCAACGTCGCCGGCCTCTCGGCGGAGGACGCGGCCAAGATCACCCACCGCAACGCCGCACAGCTGTTTCGTCACCCGCTGCCGGACGAACGGTGGCTCGCGGCCACCGGATAGAAAGGCGTAGGAGGGGCCCATGCTCGACCTGTTGATCCGTGACGCCGAGATCGTCGACGGCACCGGCGCGCCCGCCCGCCACGGCGACGTCGGCGTCCGTGACGGGCGGATCGTCACCGTGGGAGAAAACGACGATTCAGCGGCGAAAACCGTTGACGCCCAAGGACTCACGTTAGCACCGGGATTCGTCGACCTGCACACTCACTACGATGCGCAGCTGTTCTGGGACCCGACCGCCAGCCCGTCGGTGCAGCACGGGGTGACCACGATCTTCGGCGGCAACTGCGGCTTCACGCTGGCGCCCGCCGCGGCCGACCAGCACGACTACCTCACCCGCATGCTGGCGCGGGTCGAGGGGATGCCGTTGGACGCGCTGCGCGCCGGCCTGGACTGGGGCTGGGCATCGTTCGGCGACTGGCTCGACCGCCTCGAGGGCCGCATCGCCGTCAATGCCGGGTTCCTGGTTGGTCATTCGGCGCTGCGGCTGGCGGCGATGGGTAACGACGCGGTCGGCGGCCAGTCCGCCGCGGCACAGATCGACACGATGGTCGGGCTGCTGCACGACGCGCTGAACGCCGGCGCGCTCGGGCTGTCGACCTCGCAGTCGCCCACCCACAACGACGCTTCCGGCCAACCGGTGCCGTCCCGCAGCGCCTCGCGAGACGAACTGGTGGCGCTGGCCTCCGGCGTGCGCGACCACCCGGGCACGACGCTGGAGGCCATCATCCCCGGCTGCCTGTCCGGCTTCACCGATGACGACATCGCGCTGCTCACCGACATGTCCGTCGCCGCCGCCCGGCCGCTGAACTGGAACCTGCTGGGTGTTTCGGCGGCAAACCCGGCGGGGCACGAAAATCAGTTGCGCGCCTACGATGTCGCCGCCGAACACGGGGGCCGGGTGGTGGCACTGACCTTGCCGCACGGCATGAAGATCCGGCTTTCATTCCTGTCCGGTTTCGTGCTCGACGGGCTGCCCGGCTGGCGCGACACCATGCACCTGCCGGTGCCGCAACGCCTGGCCGCGCTCGCCGCCCCCGCGGTGCGTCGCCGGCTCGCCGAGGGCGCCGCCTCCAAGGAGGCGGGCATGCTGCGCGGCCTCGCGCAATGGGACCGGCTGGTCATCGTCGAGACGTTCGCGCCGGAGAACGCCGACGCGACCGGGCGCAGCGTCGGCGAGGTCGCCGCCGCCCGCGGTGGCGAGCCGTTCGACACACTGTTGGACATCGTGATCGCCGACGAGCTGCGCACCGGACTCTCCCCGCCGCTGACCGGGGACGACGCGGCCGACTGGCGGGCGCGCGCGCAGGTGTGGCGCCACCCGGGTGCGGTGATCGGCGGCTCGGATGCCGGCGCCCACCTGGACATGATGTGCGGCGCGATCTACACGACGTCGCTGCTGGGCAAGGGCGTGCGCGAGCACCGGGTGGTGACGCTGGAGGAAGCCGTGCGCTTGATCACCGACGTGCCGGCCCGGTTCTACGGGCTGACGCAGCGTGGCCGAATCGCGCCGGGCTGGCACGCCGACCTGGTGCTCTTCGACCCGGCGACCGTCGGCCACGGCCCCGAACGCACTCGCTACGACCTGCCGGCGGGCGCGCCCCGGTTGGTCGCCGACGCCCGGGGGATCAGCTCGGTGCTGGTCGGTGGGGTCGAGGTGTGCCGCGACGGCGTCGCCACCGGCGCGCTGCCCGGCACCGTGCTGCGGTCCGGGCGTGATACCGAGACGGTGTCGGCTCATGGCTGAGGTGGCAACCCACGACTTCGACCCGACCGAGCTGCAGGGCGGGCTGCTCATGCAGGTCGAAAACGTGCACGAGCGGCTGCGCGAGGCACGCGCGCGACACCGGGTGATGCTCGGAAACCCCTTCACCGAGGTCAAGGCCGGGCAGATCGGCGATTTCGGGGTGACGGTGCTCGGCTACGACGAGTGCCAGACGGTGCTGACGCACCCGGACACCTTCTCCTCGTCGATCTACGAGCACATCATGGGCCCGGTCATGGGCCGCACCCTGCTGGAACTCGAGGGAGCCGAGCATCGGGCCAGCCGGGCGCTGGTGTCACCGTCGTTCCGGTCGGCGCTGCTGGAACGGTGGCGCGCCGAGCTGGTGGAGGTGGTGGTCCAGGAGCTCATCGACAGGTTCGCGCCGCGCGGGCACGCCGAGCTGGCCCGCGATTTCACCTTCGCGTTTCCAGTCCAGGTGATCGCGCGGATCATGGGCCTGCCGCGACAGGACTACCCGCGCTTCCAGCGGCTGTCGATCGAGCTGCTCAATGTGGTCTACGACTGGGAGTGCGGGCTGGCCGCGTCGAGATCGCTGAAGGCCTACTTCACCGAAATCCTCGCCGCGCGGCGACGCAACCCGCAGGACGACCTGATCAGCACGCTCGCGGAGTCCGAGGTCGACGGCGCACGGCTGACCGACGACGAGATCTTCGCGTTCCTGCTGCTGATCCTGCCCGCCGGCGTCGAGACGACCTACCGGGCCTCGGGCAACCTGCTGGTCGCGCTGCTCACCGAACCGGAGCTGATGGACACGCTGCAGGCCGATCGCGGCATGGTGCGCGGTGCCATCGAGGAGGCGTTGCGCTGGGAGCCGCCGATCACCACGGTGGTGCGGGCGGCGGTCCGCGACTGCGAGCTCGGTGGGATCACGATTCCGGCGGGAACCAACGTCAGCGTCAGCGTCGCGGCTGCCAATCGGGACCCGGCGCGCTACCCGAACCCGGACTGCTTCGATCCCACCCGTAAAAACATCGCGCACCTGACATTCGGCGGCGGCCCGCATCTATGCCTCGGCATGCACCTGGCGCGCATGGAGACCGCGGTGGCGATCAACGCACTGCTGGACCGACTGCCAGGGCTTCGGCTGGACGCGAGCGCACCGACCCCGCATGTGGTGGGGGTCGCCTTCCGCTCGCCCGCCGCACTGCCGGTCGAGTTCGCCCCGGCGCCGGCCTGACGCCCGCCTCCCTCACGGCGCCTTGTCGGCGCCCCAGAGTCCACCGCTAGCCCTTCTCGAACGTGCACGTAGTGCGAAAGATCGCGGGCAAATTCGCACTGAATACACGCTCGGCGCGCATAGTCGGCGAGCTACAGGTAACCCGTCTGGTTCACCAGCCGCACCGACGACGCTCCGTCGGCGTAGAACTCGGCGATGCTCAGCGACGCCAAATCGAGGTGCAAGCGGTACAAGACGTTAGGGCCGACGTCCAAGGCCATCCGCAACAACATCTTGATCGGCGTGACGTGAGAGACCACCAGGACCGTGGCGCCCTCGTGCCCGGCGATGATCCGGTCACGCCCACGCCGAACCCGCAGCAGCACGTCGTCGAAACTTTCTCCACCCGGGGGCGTGACGCCGGTGTCACGCAGCCAGCGGCGGTGCAGCTCGGGATCGCGATCGGCAGCCTCCGCGAAAGTCATTCCCTCCCATGCGCCGAAGTCGGTCTCGACGAGGTCGTCGTCGATGGTCACCTCCAGACCCAGGGCCCGGGCCGCCGTCGTCGCCGTGTCATAGGCCCGCTGCAGCGGCGAGGACACCACCGCCGCAATCCCGCCGCGTTGCGCAAGATAGCGGGCGGCCAGCCCGGCCTGCCGCCATCCCACTTCGTTCAACGCCGGGTTGCCCCGCCCCGAATAGCGGCGCTGCACCGACAGCTCGGTCTGCCCATGCCGCAACAACAGCAGCCGGGTGGCCGCGCCGCGTCGGCCCGTCCATCCGGGAGCTGTCGGGGACTTGGTCGCAAGCTTGTGCGGCGGGTCGGCAACGGCCACCACCGGCACGGTGGTGTTCTGCCCACGGCGATTGGTGCGAACCGCGGCATCCATCGCTTCGTTGGCCAACCGATCGGCATACGCATTCCGCGACCGCGGCACCCACCCGTAACTGATCCGGCGGAAGTGCCGTGCCAGCGCCTGAGCCTGTGCATGCAGTTCCACCAGGTCCGGGTGCTTGACCTTCCAGCGCCCGCACATCTGCTCCACCACCAGCTTGGAGTCCATCAGCACCGTTGCCTCGGTGGCGCCCAGCTTCACCGCGTCGTCCAGGCCGGCGATCAACCCGCGGTATTCAGCGACGTTGTTGGTGGCCCGACCGATCGCCTGCTTGGACTCCGCCAGCACGGTCGAGCGGTCCATGGTCCACACCACCGCGCCGTATCCGGCC
The nucleotide sequence above comes from Mycobacterium pseudokansasii. Encoded proteins:
- a CDS encoding type II toxin-antitoxin system PemK/MazF family toxin, with translation MSPCRGDVWLLDDGRSVLVLSSTFYNEIASEPTIIVVPVFTGEPAAGFGVPIGDDIWAAPGFITNLRKARLAPFHDHVDVRALTNVNNMLFKILATPAGGR
- a CDS encoding amidohydrolase family protein, which translates into the protein MALLPDPDPRQRQHVVISVDDHVIEPPGMFVGRLPTLLADRAPTVVETDDGRQVWRYEGREYPNIGLNAVIGRPREEWSMEAARFDEMRRGCWDIDARIADMDLAGIWASLNFPSLIAGFAGTVFWKSDDLELGLAVLRAWNDWHLEVWAGPYPQRIIPLQLPWLADPQLAPEEIRRNADRGFKAVSFPELPAQCGLPSLHTGVWDPFFAACEETDTVVCLHTGSAQWAPIPAFDTPFETITTLFPVNGLVACADMLWSGIPVRFPRLNITLAEGGLGWAAMLGDRADYVLAHSASGHEGGSWKSDLLPSEVLRRTFWFCSIDDPHAFGALDAIGADRILVESDYPHADSTWPDTQQVVARNVAGLSAEDAAKITHRNAAQLFRHPLPDERWLAATG
- a CDS encoding FAD-binding oxidoreductase; the protein is MAREFSRQMFLRGAAGAWAGGAILGPARASAEPAASGLDGLAAAVGGRVVRPDDPQFAAAKQVFNTNYNGSTPAVIVTPTSAADVQKAMTFAAAHNLKVAARGGGHSYTGVSTADGVMVLDLRQLPGGVNYDAATGQVTVPPATGLYAVHEALAEVGRGIPTGTCPTVGAAGHALGGGLGANSRHAGLLCDQLTSASVVLPNGQAVTASATSNPDLFWALRGGGGGNFGVTTSLTFATFATKDVDVVNLNFPPQSFAQVLVGWQNWLRTADRNSWALADSTTDALGTHCRILATCPAGSGGAVANAITSAVGAQPTGTENHTFNYLDLVRYLAVNNLNPSPLGYVGGSDVFPTVNPAVAAGIAAAVDAFPRDAGRMLAIMHALDGTLASVAPGATPFPWRRHGALVQWYVENAGSPAAATSWLNTAHQAVQRYSVGGYVNYLEAGQPPSRYFGPNLARLSAVRQKYDPSRVMFSGMNL
- a CDS encoding cytochrome P450 — its product is MAEVATHDFDPTELQGGLLMQVENVHERLREARARHRVMLGNPFTEVKAGQIGDFGVTVLGYDECQTVLTHPDTFSSSIYEHIMGPVMGRTLLELEGAEHRASRALVSPSFRSALLERWRAELVEVVVQELIDRFAPRGHAELARDFTFAFPVQVIARIMGLPRQDYPRFQRLSIELLNVVYDWECGLAASRSLKAYFTEILAARRRNPQDDLISTLAESEVDGARLTDDEIFAFLLLILPAGVETTYRASGNLLVALLTEPELMDTLQADRGMVRGAIEEALRWEPPITTVVRAAVRDCELGGITIPAGTNVSVSVAAANRDPARYPNPDCFDPTRKNIAHLTFGGGPHLCLGMHLARMETAVAINALLDRLPGLRLDASAPTPHVVGVAFRSPAALPVEFAPAPA
- a CDS encoding HNH endonuclease signature motif containing protein, which codes for MALYHTKRLASPAQRIMWYASDRGCTKPGCDAPAYHSQVHHVRGWATTGRTDIDDLTLGCGIDNRLAENGWRTRKNAYGDTEWIPPAHLDRGQPRTNPYHHPERFLYDRDDDQPV
- a CDS encoding N-acyl-D-amino-acid deacylase family protein, coding for MLDLLIRDAEIVDGTGAPARHGDVGVRDGRIVTVGENDDSAAKTVDAQGLTLAPGFVDLHTHYDAQLFWDPTASPSVQHGVTTIFGGNCGFTLAPAAADQHDYLTRMLARVEGMPLDALRAGLDWGWASFGDWLDRLEGRIAVNAGFLVGHSALRLAAMGNDAVGGQSAAAQIDTMVGLLHDALNAGALGLSTSQSPTHNDASGQPVPSRSASRDELVALASGVRDHPGTTLEAIIPGCLSGFTDDDIALLTDMSVAAARPLNWNLLGVSAANPAGHENQLRAYDVAAEHGGRVVALTLPHGMKIRLSFLSGFVLDGLPGWRDTMHLPVPQRLAALAAPAVRRRLAEGAASKEAGMLRGLAQWDRLVIVETFAPENADATGRSVGEVAAARGGEPFDTLLDIVIADELRTGLSPPLTGDDAADWRARAQVWRHPGAVIGGSDAGAHLDMMCGAIYTTSLLGKGVREHRVVTLEEAVRLITDVPARFYGLTQRGRIAPGWHADLVLFDPATVGHGPERTRYDLPAGAPRLVADARGISSVLVGGVEVCRDGVATGALPGTVLRSGRDTETVSAHG
- a CDS encoding 13E12 repeat family protein, with amino-acid sequence MSFDVLTTSERLRALERRECVARRLRTPQHALINQLGAQAGEEELGGKLRSALAGRLRITKAEAGRRIDEAADLGPRRALTGEPVAPQLSATAAARRDGLIGDTHVRVIRGFFAHLPAEVDLATRQAAEADLAGKASSYRPDELAKYAQRIMDWLNPDGELREQERARKRGITIGKQEYDGMSRISGYLTPEARASFEPVLAKLAAPGACNPDDPTPVIDTTPDADAVRRDTRSQAQRNHDALLAGLRGLLCSGDLGRHNGLPVSIVVTTTLKDLQAAAGKAHIGGGSLLPMSDLIRLASHAHHLSGDLRPRQALGAVSHQTPSFSRTANHVVRKRSRVHQAGM
- a CDS encoding bifunctional RNase H/acid phosphatase gives rise to the protein MKVIIEADGGSRGNPGPAGYGAVVWTMDRSTVLAESKQAIGRATNNVAEYRGLIAGLDDAVKLGATEATVLMDSKLVVEQMCGRWKVKHPDLVELHAQAQALARHFRRISYGWVPRSRNAYADRLANEAMDAAVRTNRRGQNTTVPVVAVADPPHKLATKSPTAPGWTGRRGAATRLLLLRHGQTELSVQRRYSGRGNPALNEVGWRQAGLAARYLAQRGGIAAVVSSPLQRAYDTATTAARALGLEVTIDDDLVETDFGAWEGMTFAEAADRDPELHRRWLRDTGVTPPGGESFDDVLLRVRRGRDRIIAGHEGATVLVVSHVTPIKMLLRMALDVGPNVLYRLHLDLASLSIAEFYADGASSVRLVNQTGYL